Proteins found in one Coffea eugenioides isolate CCC68of chromosome 5, Ceug_1.0, whole genome shotgun sequence genomic segment:
- the LOC113771332 gene encoding uncharacterized protein LOC113771332 produces MVRAEFYRWINHKAVVSGWGFQCYQYVAEYTGRAAQDLRAISDFNTAIFDCHLQELPYSGSPYTWSGIGAGARIWKRLDRVLANHQWLSFLPNTSVQHLNRATSDHSPLLVTLQPANSSVPKSFKFQTFWISDPDFLSVVQSNWELPTQGYGMYRLAFKLKQLKACLRQWNKHCFGDIFQIAWQREIEVQQKEVLYEANPMDEMRSDLHRVQALLLHSLHIQEDYWCQNARLRWLKNGDCNTRFFHASVRDKRSKLAVHRIKDEGGHGLKMRSELHKKRLTFFSGS; encoded by the coding sequence ATGGTCCGAGCTGAGTTCTATCGCTGGATCAATCACAAGGCTGTGGTTAGTGGGTGGGGATTTCAATGTTATCAGTATGTGGCAGAATATACGGGGAGGGCAGCCCAGGATCTTAGGGCAATCTCTGACTTTAATACGGCAATTTTTGATTGCCATCTCCAGGAGCTTCCTTACTCTGGCAGTCCTTACACATGGTCGGGTATTGGAGCAGGTGCTAGAATCTGGAAACGATTGGATAGGGTATTAGCCAATCACCAGTGGCTCAGTTTCTTGCCAAACACTTCTGTCCAGCATCTTAATCGTGCCACTTCAGACCACTCCCCGCTTCTAGTGACCCTGCAGCCCGCTAATTCAAGTGTTCCGAAATCCTTTAAGTTTCAAACTTTTTGGATCTCGGACCCTGATTTCCTATCGGTGGTGCAGAGTAATTGGGAATTGCCGACACAAGGATATGGCATGTACCGGTTAGCCTTCAAACTCAAGCAACTAAAAGCATGCTTAAGACAATGGAACAAACACTGTTTTGGAGATATCTTTCAAATCGCTTGGCAACGCGAGATAGAGGTTCAGCAAAAGGAAGTCCTGTATGAGGCAAACCCAATGGATGAGATGAGGTCTGATCTCCACCGTGTGCAAGCCCTCCTGTTGCACAGCCTACATATTCAAGAGGACTACTGGTGCCAAAATGCACGCTTAAGATGGCTAAAGAATGGTGACTGTAATACACGGTTCTTCCATGCTTCAGTTCGGGATAAACGTTCGAAACTGGCTGTACACCGCATTAAAGATGAGGGGGGGCATGGGTTGAAGATGAGGAGCGAATTGCATAAGAAGCGGTTAACTTTTTTCAGCGGCTCTTGA